A window of Mangifera indica cultivar Alphonso chromosome 11, CATAS_Mindica_2.1, whole genome shotgun sequence contains these coding sequences:
- the LOC123228909 gene encoding homeobox-leucine zipper protein HAT22-like produces MGFEDICNTGLRLGIYRLPQTHQQQQKKKKKKTLFLKYDHLLPSLSLGPSQDILNSAAKNYAAGKVCESTCVHQQTSSLSALSSFSNSSVKEERDFAEEEVELERNFISRVSDEDEEVSPRKKLRLTKAQFATLEESFKEHITLNPKQKQALAEKLNLRPRQVEVWFQNRRARTKLKQTEVDCEFLKKCCESLTEENKRLQKELQELKSLTVSASVCMQLPAATLTMCPSCEKVSGGGGGDGSSTSPLSFRSNPRFYDSLISNPSAASC; encoded by the exons ATGGGATTTGAAGATATTTGCAACACAGGCCTCCGTCTCGGTATTTACAGGCTGCCACAAACCCATCAGCAgcaacagaagaagaagaagaagaagacactGTTCTTGAAATATGATCATTTGTTGCCATCTCTTTCGTTAGGCCCATCACAAGACATATTGAATTCGGCTGCAAAAAATTATGCTGCGGGTAAAGTATGTGAATCTACCTGTGTGCACCAGCAGACCTCGTCTCTGAGTGCATTGTCTTCATTTTCCAACTCTAGCGTCAAGGAAGAGAGAGACTTTGCTGAGGAAGAAGTGGAGTtagaaagaaattttatttcaagGGTTAGcgatgaagatgaagaggtCAGTCCCAGGAAGAAACTTAGACTTACCAAAGCACAGTTTGCCACTTTGGAAGAAAGCTTCAAAGAGCACATCACTCTTAATCCT AAGCAGAAGCAAGCTTTAgccgaaaaattgaatctaaggCCACGGCAAGTAGAAGTTTGGTTCCAGAACAGGAGAGCCAG GACAAAGTTGAAGCAAACTGAAGTAGATTGCGAGTTTCTGAAGAAATGTTGTGAATCATTAACAGAAGAGAACAAGAGGTTGCAAAAGGAGCTGCAAGAGCTTAAATCATTAACTGTCTCGGCATCAGTTTGCATGCAATTGCCTGCAGCCACCCTCACCATGTGCCCTTCTTGTGAGAAGGTCAGCGGCGGCGGTGGCGGCGATGGCTCTTCTACAAGCCCTTTAAGTTTTAGATCAAACCCTCGCTTCTACGATTCCTTAATTTCCAACCCATCTGCTGCTTCTTGCTGA